The Drosophila sechellia strain sech25 chromosome 2R, ASM438219v1, whole genome shotgun sequence nucleotide sequence GCGCAATCCCAGTTGCATGCCAATATGATTATTGCACCCAGCCATCGGAAGTCGCACAGCCTAGATGCGAGTCATGTGCTGAGTCCCAGCAGCAATATGATCACAGAGGCGGCCATTAAGGCCAGCGCCACCACAAAGTCTCCTTACTGCACGAGGGAAAGGTGGGTTTTGCAAAACATTATTGTGAGCTTAGAGATTTACTAATATAACCTTTTATGGTAGTCGATTCCGCTGCATTGTGCCGTATCCACCAAACAGCGACATTGAACTAGAGCTACATTTGGGCGACATCATCTACGTCCAGCGGAAGCAGAAGAACGGCTGGTACAAGGGCACACATGCCCGTACCCACAAAACCGGGCTGTTCCCCGCCTCCTTTGTGGAACCGGATTATTAGGAAGGAATATATGGTTCAAACTAGAATTTATTAAGCGAAATTCCAAATTACTTGTCTATAAGGATTCAATCGTCGGTCTATTCGGGCTTCCAAATACGCAATCTCCTATTTCTCTTTTCAAAAAAGAAACCATTTTCTACTCTTCCAATCGAATGGGGGCAGCTCTCCGTTGTACTTTTTTATACAATGCTTAATCAAAATAGGCTAGCCATGTAAGACTTTGGGAACAGTTACTTAAGCCTTAGCAATTAGTTTAGCTAGAGAAATAATCTAACCGATCCTTGTGCCCTCTACAAAGTTATTTGCATTATACGATACTCAGTAATACCCTTTGGTCGttttaacttattttattCACCAAGCAAAACATCGAAGCTAACTGTGGATTCAACTACGGCAGGAAAGGTTACTCGCTTTTTTCGAACTTGGATCCGTAGATGGGCACGTACTGCAGGACCAGCTTCCAGTCGGTGTAGTAAAGCACGGCCAGGCCAGCAGCTCCTCCGAATCCGGCTCCAGATCGGATGCTACGAATTAAAAGAAACAAGTTGAGTTCTCAGGATGGTTATGCAATGTGTGCTTTGGTAGCGTTAAGAGAGTGGGAACACTAATGAATTCATGATGCAGAATCAAGCACGACATCATATACTTACAAGGAACTCGCAATTTCAGCGTGCTTCTTGCCAAAAGGTATGCGGAAAGCCATTCTTTGTTGGTTTAATAACTTTTCACTCGCACCAAAATATTCGCAATGAACGCAACACTTTCGAATGTGCTAAATAATACCACTGCAGTGTGACCGTAGGCCAGCGCACAACTTTAAGTGCAAGGTATGACAACTCTGTGCGGCCTACGTGAGAACAACAACTAGTCATCAACAAAAACTAATATCCGCAAGAACTAATCAAAAATTacgaaattaaaatgaaaatatccGTTTTTGGGGAGCTTAACACTTTCGAGCTGTTTGTCCTGTCCACTGTGATACCGGCTGTGTTCGTTTACCTGTGGACTCTGATATCTGGCGATATGAAGGTAGGGCAGATATTGCTAATCAGAATGGtaaattttaagtaattttgcCTTTCTGACCTGATTTTACAGAATTTCAAGGGCAGCAAATTGGCATACTCAGTTTATACGGCCAAGGATCCCATTAATTGCTATCAAGACTACGAACCGGAGAAGCCAAAGGATACGTAGACTATGTGCCCGGTTGGATTGCCAGGAACCAACATCTTTTAtacttgtatatatttatgagAATTGTGTGATGATCAAAAGAGGGTTCTTGGAAAAGGACAATAAACCTTTGTGGGCTGCATTTAATATTTCGTTTTTTCTTGTAGCTTTCGGGAATTTTcacatatttataaatattttaaaagtaaataaGATAATTCCATATGAATCATATTTCGAACGACCTGGTCACACCCACCCTTTCTTGGTATTTTCGCGCTTGTAGCAAACTTTCTCATTGAAGTGAGCCCAGTCAGAGATTTTAAGGTAGTTTTTGGCTTCCTAATTGTTTAAACGCTCCCTTATCGCCGGATATTGCGGGTTTTGATCGTGTCCTTCGCACTTCCTGGTGCCCATACGCACCAACAATCCGATAGTCTCCAAGTCAGGCcgaaaaactaaaacaaacaaagaagACAACTACGCAGAAGACGAACAAAAACAATGTCGGAAACATACGGTTTGTCAGCACACAACTAACTAATTAATGCATTTTACTAATTAATTCCGGTGCTCGTCGCTCACCTAGATTACCTGTTCAAGTTCCTGATAATTGGCAGTGCTGGCAGCGGTAAGAGTTGTCTGTTGCATCACTTCATCGAGAGCAAGTGTAAGTTAGTAGCCTGAAAATAATAGACGCTTAATGAATTTTATAACTATGTACCATCAAAGTCAAAGACGACAGTTCGCACACCATCGGAGTGGAGTTCGGCTCGCGGATTGTGAACGTGGGCGGCAAGTCGGTAAAGCTACAGATATGGGACACGGCCGGTCAGGAGAGATTCCGATCGGTGACAAGATCGTACTATCGCGGAGCAGCTGGAGCTCTCCTGGTCTACGACGCCACTTCGCGGGACTCATTCAATGCTTTGACAAACTGGTTGAATGATGCTCGCACTCTGGCCAGCCCAAATATTGTGATCCTTTTGGTGGGCAACAAAAAGGACTTGGAGGAGGCGCGTGATGTGACCTTTCTGGAAGCAAGCACCTTTGCCCAAGAGAACGGTATGTTTTCCAGGATTATCTATAAATTGTCTATCGTCATTCTACGTCTGTTTGTCGTTGCAGAGCTTATCTTCCTGGAGACGAGCGCCAAGACGGGCGAGAATGTTGAGGAGGCCTTTCTCAAGTGCTCAAAGACCATACTGGCCAAAATTGAGACCGGAGAGCTGGATCCCGAGCGCATCGGCAGCGGTATTCAGTACGGCGGAGCTGCCCTCCGTAACTTACAGACACGACAGCGCAGCATCAATAAGCCGGATTGCACCTGTCGTGTTTAAGCCGCATAAGTGGTGCtgatttatttccatttaatcTCAAACCGGAATGCGCATTCGGATTCCTCCTTAGTTGTATTGTGTACTTGTGTGTGTCCACTTTTTTAGTACGTATTTTGTCTTGCTAGATTAACCATTCCAATTGTAAGCATAATGCAATTCGATTTGTTTTAACATAACCAATTACCACTTGAAAGCCTATGATTTCGGGGTAACCCCAAATGTTACTTACTATAATTTGTAATTCGTGAAGCACTAGAGCCCTCGAGCAACGAATGATGTATGGCTACAGGCACATGGATCGGATCTAGAGGATGAACAGAATACACTCGGCATTTTTAATGTAAATAAGTAGCGATACGCCGTTGACGACGTCGCCGATTGTAAATCCCATTGAAGCATGCACGCGgtaaataaaaacgcaaattgataaattcaattgtataaaaatatttatttcgacCCTAGGTAACAAATGTATTAAAGCTACTAAATTTTACTTTTAACAATGAtgttaaaacattttaaaaggtaaaaattaaaaaaaaaaaaataattaaaaaccgTTTGTCATGGGCTCttggttttggtttgttttaaGACATTTTAACAATTTATGCTAATCAAAAATgagcatacatatgtatgtatattttagattttgttttacacatttaatatctattaaaGCAAtgtaaaagtattttttaattcTAAGATTTGGAGTTAAGTTGATTAAATGCTCTTTACTGTCCTCTTCCAAATGATTTCTTCTTGGCTATAAAGCAAATGCAATGCAGTTTAGCAGAAATCACATGGAAACTCGAATGGACTTCTAGCCCATGGTTCTACCATCATATTAGGCGTCGTATATGCTTAGCCGCTGAAGGGCGTGCTTGGCAGCCGATAGCTTGGCCTGGTTCTTATTGCTCCCAAATCCGTAAACCTTAATCGACTTTTCCATGCAGGTAAATTGACAACCAACCATCAAAGTGTCCCCATCCATAATGGGCGAGCTGAACACGGGCTTCGCATGCTTGTGCTCAATGAGCTGGCGTATAGGATTGATGGGCACATTGCGCGTGAACTCCTGAAGCTCCGGCTCGAAGAGACGGAAAATGACATCCCAAGTGCGTCGGAGATCTCGGCAGTCCAGGTATATGGCTGCAATAAGGGCCTCCAGAACATCCCCCAATGTCTTTGGCACGTCCACATTTGTGGACATGTTGAACTCACCCTTTGGTGGGACTCCTTGCTCTGCTTCCTGAGAAATGCATTCATTTGCATGCGGTAACTCCAATTCGTCATCCAAGTCCAGCGGGGTCGGCAGAACATCAGCTTCCTCGAGCAGAATGTGCACATAGTTGGTCACCCGGTGACCCTGGCTCTCCTGGAAATTCACGAATTTGGATATGGTCTCGGAGAGCTTTTCGTTCTCCGCTAGGATAAAAAAGTGCAAACGATGCCGCACGCAAATGCATGCCAGCGTAGTATTGTTGACCAAAGCGGAACGCAGATCTGTGAGGGCGCCCGGATTCATTTTCGTATTGTTCTCAAAAATATAGGCAGAGATTAGAAAGTCGAGTATGGCATCGCCAATAAATTCCAGCTCCTGATAGGACCCAGTGATGCGATTAGTGGGATACGAAGGATGGGTGAGGGCCTGCAGCAAATATCGC carries:
- the LOC6609632 gene encoding uncharacterized protein LOC6609632, whose translation is MKISVFGELNTFELFVLSTVIPAVFVYLWTLISGDMKNFKGSKLAYSVYTAKDPINCYQDYEPEKPKDT
- the LOC6609633 gene encoding ras-related protein Rab-4B; this translates as MSETYDYLFKFLIIGSAGSGKSCLLHHFIESKFKDDSSHTIGVEFGSRIVNVGGKSVKLQIWDTAGQERFRSVTRSYYRGAAGALLVYDATSRDSFNALTNWLNDARTLASPNIVILLVGNKKDLEEARDVTFLEASTFAQENELIFLETSAKTGENVEEAFLKCSKTILAKIETGELDPERIGSGIQYGGAALRNLQTRQRSINKPDCTCRV
- the LOC6609631 gene encoding cytochrome b-c1 complex subunit 10, coding for MAFRIPFGKKHAEIASSFIRSGAGFGGAAGLAVLYYTDWKLVLQYVPIYGSKFEKSE